The proteins below come from a single Papaver somniferum cultivar HN1 chromosome 11, ASM357369v1, whole genome shotgun sequence genomic window:
- the LOC113322630 gene encoding probable aquaporin PIP1-2, with amino-acid sequence MEGKEEDVRLGANKFSERQPIGTAAQMTEDKDYREPPPAPFFEPGELGSWSFYRAGIAEFIATFLFLYISVLTVMGVAGAKNKCQSVGIQGIAWAFGGMIFALVYCTAGISGGHINPAVTFGLLLARKLSVTRAVFYMIMQCLGAICGAGVVKGFQPSKYQMLNGGANFVAPGYTKGDGLGAEIVGTFVLVYTVFSATDAKRNARDSHVPILAPLPIGFAVFLVHLATIPITGTGINPARSLGAAIIYNRGHAWDDHWIFWVGPFIGAALAAMYHVIVIRAIPFKSSNKC; translated from the exons atggaaggaaaagaagaagatgtgagGTTGGGGGCAAACAAGTTCTCAGAGAGGCAACCAATCGGAACAGCAGCACAGATGACTGAAGACAAAGATTACAGAGAGCCACCACCAGCTCCTTTCTTTGAACCAGGAGAATTAGGTtcatggtctttctacagagctGGTATTGCTGAATTCATAGCTACTTTTCTGTTCCTATACATCTCCGTCTTGACTGTTATGGGTGTCGCTGGTGCCAAAAACAAGTGCCAGTCTGTTGGTATTCAAGGTATTGCTTGGGCTTTTGGTGGTATGATCTTTGCCCTTGTCTACTGTACCGCCGGTATCTCAG GAGGACATATTAACCCTGCAGTGACATTCGGTTTGTTATTGGCAAGAAAATTGTCAGTGACAAGAGCAGTGTTCTACATGATCATGCAGTGTCTTGGTGCCATCTGTGGTGCCGGTGTTGTCAAAGGTTTCCAACCAAGTAAATACCAGATGCTGAACGGTGGTGCCAACTTTGTAGCTCCTGGTTACACCAAGGGAGATGGTCTTGGTGCTGAAATTGTTGGTACTTTTGTTCTTGTTTACACCGTTTTCTCCGCTACTGATGCCAAACGTAACGCCAGAGACTCCCATGTCCCT ATCTTGGCACCACTTCCAATCGGGTTCGCAGTGTTCTTGGTGCATCTTGCAACCATCCCCATCACCGGAACTGGTATCAACCCAGCAAGGAGTTTGGGTGCAGCCATCATCTACAACAGAGGCCACGCTTGGGATGACCAC TGGATCTTCTGGGTTGGACCATTCATTGGAGCAGCTCTTGCAGCTATGTACCATGTGATTGTCATCAGAGCTATTCCATTCAAATCATCAAACAAATGTTGA